Genomic DNA from Ilyobacter polytropus DSM 2926:
GATGCAGTAGTCCTTGACTCAGAGCCGGCTAAAAACTATGTGGAAAAAAATGAAGGGCTGGCAATAGCCAAAGCAGATGCTGCAGAAGAAGAGTATGCAATAGCAGTAAGAAAAGAAGATAAAGAACTCTTATTAAAACTCGAAAACGGTCTGAAAACTGTAAAAGATAACGGGACATATGAGGAGTTACTAAAGAAATATTTTTAAGGCAGGAAAAATGAACAGGAAAAACGAAAAAAATAAAACAGCTGAATAGAGATATATAAATGTTGGTAAGAACTGTCTGGATTTTTTTACACTAAAGTGGTGTATTGGACCTGTCTAATTCTTGGCAGGTTCTTTTTTATACAAAAATTTTAAAAATTAAATGTAAAGAGGGGGAGTTTATTATGAGAAAAATGATGCTTATTGTATCACTTTTGATGTTGGTAGTTTTAGGTGGGTGTGGTAAAAAAGAAACTGCACAAGAGGAAAAGAAGGTTCTTTTTGTTGGAACAAATGCAGAATTCAAGCCTTTTGAATATCTTGAAGACGGTAAAATAGTAGGTTTTGATGCTGAACTAATGGAAAAGATTCTTGAAAACTTAGGTTATGAGATGGAATGGAAGAATATGAGTTTTGACGGGCTTATTCCTGCTCTTCAAAGTGAGAAGATCGACCTTATCATAGCTGGAATGACTCCTACAGAGGAAAGAAAAAAGGCAGTAGATTTCTCTGACTCTTATTTGACTACAAAGCAGTCTTTTGTAATAATAGAGAAAAACAATGAACTTAAGACTATGGATGATCTTAAAAACAAAAAACTAGGAGCACAGCTAGGAACGGCTCAGGAAACTATAGCAAGAGGTATAGAGGGAGCTAAAATAACACCTTATACTTCTATAACTGCTGCAATATTAGACCTTAAAAGTGAGAAGTTAGATGCAGTTGTACTAGAAAACTTAGTGGCTCTGCCTTATATAAAAAATAACGAGGGTCTTAAAAAGATAGATATGGAAGAACTTCCTAAGGCTGATGTTGCCATTGCTATAAATAAAGGAAATGAAGAGCTTTTGGAAAAAATAAATAAAGAACTTCAGAATCTTAAAGAGAACGGATTTTATGATGAGATCTTCAATAAATACTTTGTAGATACACAAAACTAGGAGGATATATGAAACTTTGGGGTGGAAGGTTTAAGAAAGAGACAAGCAGTTTACTTGAAAAGTTTAATGCTTCTATAAACTTTGACAAAAGAATGTATAAAGAGGATATAGAGGGAAGTATAGCTCATTCTAAGATGCTTGCAAAACAGGATATAATATCTCATGAAGAGCAAAAAACAATCGAAAAAGGACTACTTCAGGTAAAAGAGGAGATCGAGTCTGGAAACTTTGTTTTCTCAATAAAAGACGAAGATATACACATGGCTATAGAGGGAAGACTTATAGCTTTGGTAGGAGAGGCCGGAAAAAAACTTCATACTGCTAGAAGCAGAAATGACCAGGTGCTTGTGGATACGAGGCTTTATACAAAGAGAAGAGCTGAGGAAATAGGAAGCGGTTTGCTAGAACTTATGGATGCTCTTATAGAGGTCAGTGAAAAGAATATAGGGGTTATTATGCCTGGTTACACACATCTTCAGAGAGCACAGCCTATACTTTTTTCTCACCACGTAATGGCTTACTTTCAGATGTTTAAAAGAGACCTAGAAAGACTAGAAAGTGCAGTAGAAAGAATAGATGTACTTCCTCTAGGTGCAGGAGCCCTTGCAGGAACTACTTACCCTATCGACAGGGAATATGTAAGAGAACTTCTTGGATTTGCCAAGGTAAGTGAGAACAGTCTAGATACTGTAAGTGACAGAGACTTTATAATAGAGATGAATTTTGTCCTTGCTATGATAGCTATGCATATGTCTAGATTTTCTGAAGAGATTATTATGTGGTCTACAAAGGAGTTTTCATTTGTTCAGCTAGATGACGGCTATTCTACAGGATCGTCGATCATGCCTCAGAAGAAAAATCCTGATATTCCTGAACTTGTGAGAGGGAAATGCGGAAGAGTCTACGGAAACTTAGTTAGCATAATGACAGTTATGAAGGGTCTGCCTCTTGCATACAATAAGGACACTCAAGAGGATAAGGAAGGATTCTTTGATTCAGTAGACAATATGGGAATGTCCCTTGAAATATTCAAAGAGATGCTTCTTACAATGTCTGTAAATGAAGAAAATATGAAAAAGGGAATCTACGGAGGATTCATCAACGCAACTGATGTGGCGGACTACCTTGCTAAAAAAGGGATACCATTCAGAGAAGCTCACCACATAACAGGTTCGATGGTGGCTTACTGCG
This window encodes:
- a CDS encoding basic amino acid ABC transporter substrate-binding protein, with translation MRKMMLIVSLLMLVVLGGCGKKETAQEEKKVLFVGTNAEFKPFEYLEDGKIVGFDAELMEKILENLGYEMEWKNMSFDGLIPALQSEKIDLIIAGMTPTEERKKAVDFSDSYLTTKQSFVIIEKNNELKTMDDLKNKKLGAQLGTAQETIARGIEGAKITPYTSITAAILDLKSEKLDAVVLENLVALPYIKNNEGLKKIDMEELPKADVAIAINKGNEELLEKINKELQNLKENGFYDEIFNKYFVDTQN
- the argH gene encoding argininosuccinate lyase, producing MKLWGGRFKKETSSLLEKFNASINFDKRMYKEDIEGSIAHSKMLAKQDIISHEEQKTIEKGLLQVKEEIESGNFVFSIKDEDIHMAIEGRLIALVGEAGKKLHTARSRNDQVLVDTRLYTKRRAEEIGSGLLELMDALIEVSEKNIGVIMPGYTHLQRAQPILFSHHVMAYFQMFKRDLERLESAVERIDVLPLGAGALAGTTYPIDREYVRELLGFAKVSENSLDTVSDRDFIIEMNFVLAMIAMHMSRFSEEIIMWSTKEFSFVQLDDGYSTGSSIMPQKKNPDIPELVRGKCGRVYGNLVSIMTVMKGLPLAYNKDTQEDKEGFFDSVDNMGMSLEIFKEMLLTMSVNEENMKKGIYGGFINATDVADYLAKKGIPFREAHHITGSMVAYCEEKNTSLEELSLEEFKQFSDAFESDVLTLITVEACIEGRDSYGGTSTNQVKRQISEGKKLLEKYKGEL